In a genomic window of Rhinoderma darwinii isolate aRhiDar2 chromosome 10, aRhiDar2.hap1, whole genome shotgun sequence:
- the NPHS1 gene encoding nephrin isoform X3 codes for MSNITTVVQREHNGMSLTCEAFNEALLYTKANSVQLSVHYPPQKIWIEAPPLDTRFRAGTRIKITCFSSGGHPAPRLTWLKDKKTLSDGRMISAGKIVSREIIIETVPSDNQATYRCNSTNDGGKNMLTASTKLLVQFPPIDVKIINPPKDYKRGSPITLECRTGSSNPEATISWIKDGVILNGRNLGMRNVEYGGKSTSSSVTLMVTSADNGKRVSCEAYSRALSETVNTFYKLNVLFPPEFTNEQPKVVQAVEHGAALIPLYILANPAEVNYTWSLRGQILNREGAHRHHLKGAGSLEIWNVSRADSGMYSVTCENKEGKNSTMVQLDVHYSPSIRSLVDPTEVDLGGRAELVCVADANPASYEMFQWRWLGDEERDLSSLERQVDGLTGRLIINDAKRTDAGRYECAVDNGIPPPVKADARLVVRFKPEIEKGVHLSKVAVPGDGKTSTGLECKAEGIPDVAFSWAKNGVTLDLTHPRYSVKTFHELWIHRSTLIIANVSAVQDYAIFTCTATNALGVDSFSIHLVSTSRPDSPTDLKILSVTYNSVTLGWKQGFDGGVEQQFRVRYRWSGAESYMYVDVFPPQSTVFTIVGLKGSTVYNFSVNAVNKLGDSDYADGGAVLTVTTQEDTDVKIPEPTQPALSVPKADHFSWTPYMFAAIGAGGVLLLLSNAGLVFFLVRRFRKKAKEGDAVKRDESSAPGAFNEYGDGELINTQAKKTLLIDSGSETGSSVYQDSGSESGLYYYPTRDYQPSLSPHYESVERGDAELQSWAEGGYKDWFGASDHHEYEEVRGEHPTSHKTKWPHGATQDREREEHSWDEYQGLGARVYDEPDLSLSAIYETPYGGQGHLV; via the exons ATGTCGAATATTACCACAGTGGTTCAGAGGGAACATAACGGCATGTCGCTGACCTGTGAGGCTTTTAACGAGGCTCTTCTCTACACCAAGGCGAACAGCGTCCAGCTCAGCGTACATT ATCCTCCTCAAAAGATCTGGATTGAGGCTCCACCGTTGGACACTCGTTTTCGAGCTGGAACACGTATCAAGATAACCTGTTTCTCCAGCGGTGGTCACCCAGCACCTCGGCTCACCTGGCTTAAG GATAAGAAGACCTTGTCAGATGGGAGGATGATTTCTGCAGGGAAGATTGTCTCCAGGGAAATCATCATTGAAACGGTGCCAAGCGACAACCAGGCAACTTACCGGTGCAATTCCACCAATGATGGCGGGAAGAACATGCTGACTGCCAGCACGAAGCTCCTCGTCCAGT TTCCTCCTATTGATGTTAAAATAATAAACCCACCTAAAGATTATAAACGTGGAAGCCCCATCACTCTGGagtgcaggacaggcagcagtaATCCAGAAGCAACAATATCCTGGATCAAGGATGGAGTCAT TTTGAATGGAAGGAACCTGGGGATGAGGAACGTAGAATATGGTGGAAAGTCAACTTCCAGCAGCGTCACATTAATGGTGACCTCCGCAGACAATGGAAAACGCGTCTCCTGTGAGGCGTATAGCAGAGCCTTGAGTGAGACTGTCAACACCTTCTACAAGCTTAATGTTCTGT TTCCACCAGAATTCACTAATGAGCAGCCAAAGGTTGTCCAGGCTGTGGAGCACGGTGCAGCCCTCATCCCATTATACATCCTAGCCAACCCTGCGGAGGTCAACTACACATGGAGTCTACGAGGGCAAATACTGAATAGAG aaggagCTCATAGACACCACCTTAAAGGAGCCGGCTCTCTGGAGATTTGGAATGTTAGTCGAGCCGACTCTGGGATGTATAGCGTAACCTGTGAAAACAAAGAGGGGAAGAACAGCACCATGGTACAGCTAGATGTTCATT ACTCTCCGTCTATTCGCAGCCTCGTTGACCCAACTGAAGTGGACTTGGGAGGGAGAGCGGAGCTTGTGTGCGTTGCAGATGCCAATCCTGCCAGCTATGAAATGTTTCAATGGCGATGGCTG GGAGACGAGGAGCGAGATTTGTCCAGTTTGGAAAGGCAAGTTGATGGTCTCACCGGACGACTCATTATCAACGACGCCAAGAGGACGGACGCTGGGCGTTATGAGTGCGCAGTGGATAACGGAATCCCCCCACCCGTCAAGGCCGATGCCCGTCTGGTTGTCCGTT TTAAGCCGGAGATAGAGAAAGGCGTTCACCTCAGCAAAGTGGCCGTTCCTGGGGACGGAAAAACCTCAACGGGGCTCGAATGCAAAGCCGAGGGGATCCCAGATGTGGCTTTCAGCTGGGCGAAGAATGGCGTCACCCTGGACCTTACACACCCCAG ATATTCTGTGAAGACGTTTCACGAGCTGTGGATTCACCGGAGCACGCTGATCATCGCCAATGTGAGCGCGGTGCAGGATTACGCCATCTTTACCTGCACAGCGACCAATGCTCTGGGAGTGGACAGCTTCTCCATTCATCTCGTCAGCACCA GTCGCCCTGATTCTCCCACTGATCTAAAGATCCTGAGCGTCACTTACAACTCAGTGACCCTGGGGTGGAAGCAAGGATTTGATGGAGGAGTGGAACAACAATTTCGAGTCCG GTACCGGTGGAGCGGTGCTGAGAGTTACATGTACGTCGACGTCTTCCCACCACAGTCCACTGTTTTTACTATCGTAGGACTGAAAGGCAGCACGGTCTATAACTTCTCTGTGAATGCCGTCAACAAGCTGGGAGACAGCGACTATGCCGATGGCGGAGCTGTACTGACCGTCACCACACAAG AAGACACCGATGTGAAGATCCCTGAACCCACACAACCAGCTCTTTCCGTTCCAAAGGCCG ATCACTTCTCATGGACGCCATATATGTTTGCTGCCATAGGTGCGGGAGGGGTACTACTCCTTTTATCTAATGCAGGTCTTGTTTTCTTCCTGGTGAGGAGGTTCAGAAAGAAGGCAAAAgaag GGGATGCGGTGAAGAGGGACGAGAG CTCAGCCCCTGGTGCTTTCAATGAGTATGGAGATGGAGAACTGATCAACACACAAGCAAAGAAGACTTTACTAATTGACAGCGGCTCTGAGACGGGCAGCAGTGTGTACCAG GACAGTGGATCAGAGTCAGGATTATACTACTACCCCACCCGAGATTATCAGCCGTCACTGTCCCCCCACTATGAGAGTGTCGAGAGGGGGGATGCGGAATTACAGAGCTGGGCAG